The sequence CGTAAAGTCTCTAAACGATTCCATCCTTGATTGGCATCGACGCGTAGTTGAATGCCGTCACCGATTGCCTGGCGAACGTGGCGGATTCGTTCGATATCTGTTGCGACATCGGTTCCGACTTTTATTTTAATGCTACGGAAGCCTTCCGAAACATAGCGATGTGCATCGTTCGCCATTTCAACCGGTGTTTTGATGCTCAACACTTGAGGGACGCGTAATACCTCATGTGAACTGCCACCAAGTAGTTGGTAGAGCGGTACGTTCGCTGCTTTTCCCATAATGTCATACAGTGCGATATCGAGCGCCGCTTTTGCGGAAGGTACGCCTAAAATCATTTTCGTAAACTTTTGATGAATCTTATCGATCGAAAATGGGTTTTCATTCAGCAATAGTGGAGCGAGTTCTTGATGGATGACTTGATAGGTACTTTCCCATGTCTCACCCGTCACGTTTTGGTCAGGTACTGCCTCGCCCCAGCCAATGATGCCTGTATCGGTTTCGATGCGGACAAAAATGGTCGGCATATCCTCTAATCGAACATAGGAAATAATGAACGGCTCTTTAAGTGGTAGACGTGCTGCGAACACGTCGATTTTCGTGATTTTCATTGCGCATCCTCCTTGAATTGCTTGAGGATTTCAATGAATACCCGAATGGCGTCAGGTATCACTTCTTCATCAATATTGAACTTCGGATGGTGATGAGGGTACGCACTGACTTCGCCTTCCATCCCAACGAACAAATAGGCACCGGGCTTTTTCTCTAAGTAGTAAGCAAAGTCTTCTCCGCCCATTGTTGGGTCTACGAGTTGGACGCGTGCCTCGCCAAATGTGTCGACAAGCACTTGTTCAACGAAACGAGCTTGTGTTTCATCATTGACGAGAGGCGGTGTGCCGACAATGAATTCCACTTCGGCCGTCGCACCGAACGCCTGGCAAATTCCTTCTGACATTTGAACGATTTGTTGTTTAATAGTAGTGACTGCTGTTGGTGTGAGTGCTCGGATTGTACCAATTAACTTAGCGGTAGTTGGAATGACGTTGGCCGTGCTGCCTGCTTCAATTTTTCCGACTGTAATGATGCCAGCCTCTAACGGGTTGAG is a genomic window of Sporosarcina oncorhynchi containing:
- a CDS encoding mandelate racemase/muconate lactonizing enzyme family protein; this encodes MKITKIDVFAARLPLKEPFIISYVRLEDMPTIFVRIETDTGIIGWGEAVPDQNVTGETWESTYQVIHQELAPLLLNENPFSIDKIHQKFTKMILGVPSAKAALDIALYDIMGKAANVPLYQLLGGSSHEVLRVPQVLSIKTPVEMANDAHRYVSEGFRSIKIKVGTDVATDIERIRHVRQAIGDGIQLRVDANQGWNRLETLRIIRETADCQVDWFEQPVIAHDVKSLAEIRAVSPVSIMIDEGVSSTVDLLSVIEHRAADLVNIKLMKAGGIYPALALTSMAAAAGIPCQLGSMVESAIGTMAGAHLAKAQSNIHTNEMVGPLNFTKDVASITFNKDVLQFTDLPGLGIEVDEAYIQEITKFSCVVQ